A region of Onychomys torridus chromosome 10, mOncTor1.1, whole genome shotgun sequence DNA encodes the following proteins:
- the Ctbp1 gene encoding C-terminal-binding protein 1 isoform X1, which translates to MGSSHLLNKGLPLGVRPPIMNGPMHPRPLVALLDGRDCTVEMPILKDVATVAFCDAQSTQEIHEKVLNEAVGALMYHTITLTREDLEKFKALRIIVRIGSGFDNIDIKSAGDLGIAVCNVPAASVEETADSTLCHILNLYRRTTWLHQALREGTRVQSVEQIREVASGAARIRGETLGIIGLGRVGQAVALRAKAFGFNVLFYDPYLSDGIERALGLQRVSTLQDLLFHSDCVTLHCGLNEHNHHLINDFTVKQMRQGAFLVNTARGGLVDEKALAQALKEGRIRGAALDVHESEPFSFSQGPLKDAPNLICTPHAAWYSEQASIEMREEAAREIRRAITGRIPDSLKNCVNKDHLTAATHWASMDPAVVHPELNGAAYSRYPPGVVSVAPTGIPAAVEGIVPSAMSLSHGLPPVAHPPHAPSPGQTVKPEADRDHTSDQL; encoded by the exons GCGTCCGACCTCCCATCATGAACGGGCCCATGCACCCCCGGCCCCTGGTGGCACTGCTGGATGGCCGGGACTGCACAGTGGAGATGCCTATCTTGAAGGATGTGGCCACAGTAGCCTTCTGTGATGCACAGTCCACACAGGAGATCCATGAGAAG GTACTGAATGAGGCTGTGGGCGCTCTGATGTACCACACCATCACACTGACCAGAGAAGATCTGGAGAAGTTCAAAGCCCTCAGAATCATCGTCCGAATTGGCAGTGGGTTTGACAACATTGACATCAAGTCAGCTGGGGATCTAG GCATCGCAGTGTGTAATGTGCCCGCAGCATCTGTGGAAGAGACGGCAGACTCCACCCTGTGCCACATCCTGAACCTGTACCGACGAACCACGTGGCTGCATCAAGCACTCCGGGAAGGGACTCGGGTCCAGAGTGTAGAGCAGATCCGAGAGGTGGCTTCAGGAGCTGCCAGGATCCGTGGAGAGACCCTGGGCATCATTGGACTAG GTCGTGTGGGCCAGGCGGTGGCACTGCGGGCAAAAGCTTTTGGCTTCAACGTCCTCTTCTATGACCCATACCTATCCGATGGCATCGAGCGGGCCCTAGGGCTGCAGCGTGTGAGCACCCTGCAGGACCTGCTCTTCCACAGTGACTGCGTGACCCTGCACTGTGGTCTCAACGAGCACAACCACCACCTCATCAATGACTTCACTGTCAAGCAG ATGAGACAAGGAGCCTTCCTGGTGAACACGGCCCGTGGTGGCCTGGTGGACGAGAAGGCGCTGGCCCAGGCCCTAAAGGAAGGGCGGATCCGTGGCGCAGCGCTGGACGTGCATGAATCAGAGCCCTTCAG CTTCAGCCAGGGACCCTTAAAGGATGCACCCAACCTCATCTGCACCCCTCATGCTGCATGGTACAGTGAGCAGGCGTCCATTGAGATGCGAGAGGAGGCAGCCCGGGAAATCCGGCGCGCCATCACAG GCCGGATCCCAGATAGCTTGAAAAACTGTGTCAACAAGGACCACCTGACAGCTGCCACCCACTGGGCCAGCATGGACCCTGCTGTGGTGCACCCTGAGCTCAATGGGGCTGCCTACAG caggtaCCCTCCAGGTGTGGTGAGTGTGGCCCCCACTGGCATCCCAGCTGCTGTGGAAGGTATTGTTCCCAGCGCCATGTCCCTGTCCCACGGCCTGCCCCCTGTGGCCCACCCACCCCACGCTCCTTCTCCTGGCCAGACTGTCAAGCCTGAGGCGGATAGAGACCATACGAGTGACCAGTTGTAG
- the Ctbp1 gene encoding C-terminal-binding protein 1 isoform X2 — translation MGSSHLLNKGLPLGVRPPIMNGPMHPRPLVALLDGRDCTVEMPILKDVATVAFCDAQSTQEIHEKVLNEAVGALMYHTITLTREDLEKFKALRIIVRIGSGFDNIDIKSAGDLGIAVCNVPAASVEETADSTLCHILNLYRRTTWLHQALREGTRVQSVEQIREVASGAARIRGETLGIIGLGRVGQAVALRAKAFGFNVLFYDPYLSDGIERALGLQRVSTLQDLLFHSDCVTLHCGLNEHNHHLINDFTVKQMRQGAFLVNTARGGLVDEKALAQALKEGRIRGAALDVHESEPFSFSQGPLKDAPNLICTPHAAWYSEQASIEMREEAAREIRRAITGRIPDSLKNCVNKDHLTAATHWASMDPAVVHPELNGAAYRYPPGVVSVAPTGIPAAVEGIVPSAMSLSHGLPPVAHPPHAPSPGQTVKPEADRDHTSDQL, via the exons GCGTCCGACCTCCCATCATGAACGGGCCCATGCACCCCCGGCCCCTGGTGGCACTGCTGGATGGCCGGGACTGCACAGTGGAGATGCCTATCTTGAAGGATGTGGCCACAGTAGCCTTCTGTGATGCACAGTCCACACAGGAGATCCATGAGAAG GTACTGAATGAGGCTGTGGGCGCTCTGATGTACCACACCATCACACTGACCAGAGAAGATCTGGAGAAGTTCAAAGCCCTCAGAATCATCGTCCGAATTGGCAGTGGGTTTGACAACATTGACATCAAGTCAGCTGGGGATCTAG GCATCGCAGTGTGTAATGTGCCCGCAGCATCTGTGGAAGAGACGGCAGACTCCACCCTGTGCCACATCCTGAACCTGTACCGACGAACCACGTGGCTGCATCAAGCACTCCGGGAAGGGACTCGGGTCCAGAGTGTAGAGCAGATCCGAGAGGTGGCTTCAGGAGCTGCCAGGATCCGTGGAGAGACCCTGGGCATCATTGGACTAG GTCGTGTGGGCCAGGCGGTGGCACTGCGGGCAAAAGCTTTTGGCTTCAACGTCCTCTTCTATGACCCATACCTATCCGATGGCATCGAGCGGGCCCTAGGGCTGCAGCGTGTGAGCACCCTGCAGGACCTGCTCTTCCACAGTGACTGCGTGACCCTGCACTGTGGTCTCAACGAGCACAACCACCACCTCATCAATGACTTCACTGTCAAGCAG ATGAGACAAGGAGCCTTCCTGGTGAACACGGCCCGTGGTGGCCTGGTGGACGAGAAGGCGCTGGCCCAGGCCCTAAAGGAAGGGCGGATCCGTGGCGCAGCGCTGGACGTGCATGAATCAGAGCCCTTCAG CTTCAGCCAGGGACCCTTAAAGGATGCACCCAACCTCATCTGCACCCCTCATGCTGCATGGTACAGTGAGCAGGCGTCCATTGAGATGCGAGAGGAGGCAGCCCGGGAAATCCGGCGCGCCATCACAG GCCGGATCCCAGATAGCTTGAAAAACTGTGTCAACAAGGACCACCTGACAGCTGCCACCCACTGGGCCAGCATGGACCCTGCTGTGGTGCACCCTGAGCTCAATGGGGCTGCCTACAG gtaCCCTCCAGGTGTGGTGAGTGTGGCCCCCACTGGCATCCCAGCTGCTGTGGAAGGTATTGTTCCCAGCGCCATGTCCCTGTCCCACGGCCTGCCCCCTGTGGCCCACCCACCCCACGCTCCTTCTCCTGGCCAGACTGTCAAGCCTGAGGCGGATAGAGACCATACGAGTGACCAGTTGTAG
- the Ctbp1 gene encoding C-terminal-binding protein 1 isoform X4 has translation MSGVRPPIMNGPMHPRPLVALLDGRDCTVEMPILKDVATVAFCDAQSTQEIHEKVLNEAVGALMYHTITLTREDLEKFKALRIIVRIGSGFDNIDIKSAGDLGIAVCNVPAASVEETADSTLCHILNLYRRTTWLHQALREGTRVQSVEQIREVASGAARIRGETLGIIGLGRVGQAVALRAKAFGFNVLFYDPYLSDGIERALGLQRVSTLQDLLFHSDCVTLHCGLNEHNHHLINDFTVKQMRQGAFLVNTARGGLVDEKALAQALKEGRIRGAALDVHESEPFSFSQGPLKDAPNLICTPHAAWYSEQASIEMREEAAREIRRAITGRIPDSLKNCVNKDHLTAATHWASMDPAVVHPELNGAAYRYPPGVVSVAPTGIPAAVEGIVPSAMSLSHGLPPVAHPPHAPSPGQTVKPEADRDHTSDQL, from the exons GCGTCCGACCTCCCATCATGAACGGGCCCATGCACCCCCGGCCCCTGGTGGCACTGCTGGATGGCCGGGACTGCACAGTGGAGATGCCTATCTTGAAGGATGTGGCCACAGTAGCCTTCTGTGATGCACAGTCCACACAGGAGATCCATGAGAAG GTACTGAATGAGGCTGTGGGCGCTCTGATGTACCACACCATCACACTGACCAGAGAAGATCTGGAGAAGTTCAAAGCCCTCAGAATCATCGTCCGAATTGGCAGTGGGTTTGACAACATTGACATCAAGTCAGCTGGGGATCTAG GCATCGCAGTGTGTAATGTGCCCGCAGCATCTGTGGAAGAGACGGCAGACTCCACCCTGTGCCACATCCTGAACCTGTACCGACGAACCACGTGGCTGCATCAAGCACTCCGGGAAGGGACTCGGGTCCAGAGTGTAGAGCAGATCCGAGAGGTGGCTTCAGGAGCTGCCAGGATCCGTGGAGAGACCCTGGGCATCATTGGACTAG GTCGTGTGGGCCAGGCGGTGGCACTGCGGGCAAAAGCTTTTGGCTTCAACGTCCTCTTCTATGACCCATACCTATCCGATGGCATCGAGCGGGCCCTAGGGCTGCAGCGTGTGAGCACCCTGCAGGACCTGCTCTTCCACAGTGACTGCGTGACCCTGCACTGTGGTCTCAACGAGCACAACCACCACCTCATCAATGACTTCACTGTCAAGCAG ATGAGACAAGGAGCCTTCCTGGTGAACACGGCCCGTGGTGGCCTGGTGGACGAGAAGGCGCTGGCCCAGGCCCTAAAGGAAGGGCGGATCCGTGGCGCAGCGCTGGACGTGCATGAATCAGAGCCCTTCAG CTTCAGCCAGGGACCCTTAAAGGATGCACCCAACCTCATCTGCACCCCTCATGCTGCATGGTACAGTGAGCAGGCGTCCATTGAGATGCGAGAGGAGGCAGCCCGGGAAATCCGGCGCGCCATCACAG GCCGGATCCCAGATAGCTTGAAAAACTGTGTCAACAAGGACCACCTGACAGCTGCCACCCACTGGGCCAGCATGGACCCTGCTGTGGTGCACCCTGAGCTCAATGGGGCTGCCTACAG gtaCCCTCCAGGTGTGGTGAGTGTGGCCCCCACTGGCATCCCAGCTGCTGTGGAAGGTATTGTTCCCAGCGCCATGTCCCTGTCCCACGGCCTGCCCCCTGTGGCCCACCCACCCCACGCTCCTTCTCCTGGCCAGACTGTCAAGCCTGAGGCGGATAGAGACCATACGAGTGACCAGTTGTAG
- the Ctbp1 gene encoding C-terminal-binding protein 1 isoform X3, with protein sequence MSGVRPPIMNGPMHPRPLVALLDGRDCTVEMPILKDVATVAFCDAQSTQEIHEKVLNEAVGALMYHTITLTREDLEKFKALRIIVRIGSGFDNIDIKSAGDLGIAVCNVPAASVEETADSTLCHILNLYRRTTWLHQALREGTRVQSVEQIREVASGAARIRGETLGIIGLGRVGQAVALRAKAFGFNVLFYDPYLSDGIERALGLQRVSTLQDLLFHSDCVTLHCGLNEHNHHLINDFTVKQMRQGAFLVNTARGGLVDEKALAQALKEGRIRGAALDVHESEPFSFSQGPLKDAPNLICTPHAAWYSEQASIEMREEAAREIRRAITGRIPDSLKNCVNKDHLTAATHWASMDPAVVHPELNGAAYSRYPPGVVSVAPTGIPAAVEGIVPSAMSLSHGLPPVAHPPHAPSPGQTVKPEADRDHTSDQL encoded by the exons GCGTCCGACCTCCCATCATGAACGGGCCCATGCACCCCCGGCCCCTGGTGGCACTGCTGGATGGCCGGGACTGCACAGTGGAGATGCCTATCTTGAAGGATGTGGCCACAGTAGCCTTCTGTGATGCACAGTCCACACAGGAGATCCATGAGAAG GTACTGAATGAGGCTGTGGGCGCTCTGATGTACCACACCATCACACTGACCAGAGAAGATCTGGAGAAGTTCAAAGCCCTCAGAATCATCGTCCGAATTGGCAGTGGGTTTGACAACATTGACATCAAGTCAGCTGGGGATCTAG GCATCGCAGTGTGTAATGTGCCCGCAGCATCTGTGGAAGAGACGGCAGACTCCACCCTGTGCCACATCCTGAACCTGTACCGACGAACCACGTGGCTGCATCAAGCACTCCGGGAAGGGACTCGGGTCCAGAGTGTAGAGCAGATCCGAGAGGTGGCTTCAGGAGCTGCCAGGATCCGTGGAGAGACCCTGGGCATCATTGGACTAG GTCGTGTGGGCCAGGCGGTGGCACTGCGGGCAAAAGCTTTTGGCTTCAACGTCCTCTTCTATGACCCATACCTATCCGATGGCATCGAGCGGGCCCTAGGGCTGCAGCGTGTGAGCACCCTGCAGGACCTGCTCTTCCACAGTGACTGCGTGACCCTGCACTGTGGTCTCAACGAGCACAACCACCACCTCATCAATGACTTCACTGTCAAGCAG ATGAGACAAGGAGCCTTCCTGGTGAACACGGCCCGTGGTGGCCTGGTGGACGAGAAGGCGCTGGCCCAGGCCCTAAAGGAAGGGCGGATCCGTGGCGCAGCGCTGGACGTGCATGAATCAGAGCCCTTCAG CTTCAGCCAGGGACCCTTAAAGGATGCACCCAACCTCATCTGCACCCCTCATGCTGCATGGTACAGTGAGCAGGCGTCCATTGAGATGCGAGAGGAGGCAGCCCGGGAAATCCGGCGCGCCATCACAG GCCGGATCCCAGATAGCTTGAAAAACTGTGTCAACAAGGACCACCTGACAGCTGCCACCCACTGGGCCAGCATGGACCCTGCTGTGGTGCACCCTGAGCTCAATGGGGCTGCCTACAG caggtaCCCTCCAGGTGTGGTGAGTGTGGCCCCCACTGGCATCCCAGCTGCTGTGGAAGGTATTGTTCCCAGCGCCATGTCCCTGTCCCACGGCCTGCCCCCTGTGGCCCACCCACCCCACGCTCCTTCTCCTGGCCAGACTGTCAAGCCTGAGGCGGATAGAGACCATACGAGTGACCAGTTGTAG